DNA sequence from the Streptomyces canus genome:
GGGTCGTGCGGGCTCCCGCGGAGGTGCCGGCGGGTGTCATGACCGCGCTGGTGGGGGTGCCTGTGCTGGTGGTTCTCGTACGGCGACGCGGGGCCGTCTCATGAGAGGTGCTCGGCGTGCTGCCGCGCCCACGGAGGTGCCTCGCGAGGCGGTTTCGCGGCCGCGGGCCGGCGGGGGCCGGTCGCGCGGCGGAACCATCATCCTGCGCCCCCGTCCCCGGTTGTCGGTCCTCATCGACCGTCGGTCCGTCCTCGTCGCCCTGCTTCTGCTCGCCCTCCTCCTCGTCGGCATGGCCGCCTCCGCCTGCCTCGGTCAGACGTACCTCTCCCCCACGGAGGTCTGGCGCACCCTCCGCACCGGATCCGGTCCCTACGACCTGGTCGTCAACGAACTCCGCGTCCCCCGGATCGTGCTCGGCGCCCTCGTCGGGGCGGCCTTCGGGCTGTCCGGGGCGCTCGTGCAGACCGTCACCCGGAATCCCCTGGCCAGCCCCGACGTGATCGGCGTGGGCCATGGGGCGGCCGCCGCGACCGTGCTCGCCCTTGCCACCGGGGTCGTCTCCTCACCCGGCGCCATGCCCCTTGTCTCCGTAGGGGGCGGGCTTGTGGCCGCCGCCCTCGTCCACGTGCTCGCCTGGCGGCGCGGGATGCAGACCGGGCGGTTCGTGCTCGTCGGAGTGGGGATCGGGGTCGCCCTGTCCGCCGTCGTCCAGCTGTATCTCACCGACTCCGAGCTCGAGGCCGC
Encoded proteins:
- a CDS encoding FecCD family ABC transporter permease; the protein is MRGARRAAAPTEVPREAVSRPRAGGGRSRGGTIILRPRPRLSVLIDRRSVLVALLLLALLLVGMAASACLGQTYLSPTEVWRTLRTGSGPYDLVVNELRVPRIVLGALVGAAFGLSGALVQTVTRNPLASPDVIGVGHGAAAATVLALATGVVSSPGAMPLVSVGGGLVAAALVHVLAWRRGMQTGRFVLVGVGIGVALSAVVQLYLTDSELEAAEQVKLWLTGSLNGRGWQQAGPLGVVLLVCLPALAWASRAARPLGFDADTAAALGVRVDRVRLGLTLLGVVLAATATGAAGPIGFVALTSPQLARRLTRTPQLPLLCSALTGAVVLVAADLTARTLLPPLEIPVGALTSLVGGPYLLWLLGRRATAR